AAGAAGCTTGCCATTATGTTTTATCCAAAAGTATCGATTAGCTTTAACCATGCCattttgttttataaaaatgagtaTTATGGACTCCTCCAAAATGGGAGATCAAGAATGGACTTAGAGAGAGAAATTCCACATCCACCAAAGACCACATTTTACACTTTACACTTGTGTATGTTTGAAATGGTAAATTTGATAATAAGCCATAAATATTAGTAGAAGATATCAACCAGAAAGCAATTGGGAATTGCACTTACAGGATTTCCAATTGCATATACTTTTTGACCCACAAGCAGATCTGCAGATACACCAATTGGTATCGGTCTCAATTTGCCTTTGGGGGCCTCAATTCTCAAAACAGCGACATCTTTATCCTGATCAAACCCAACTACTTTTGCATCGTATGTACTCTGGTCTGCAAGAGTGACTCTGAACACAACCATCCCTTCATCAGAACACTAAAATTGCACATCCTAAAGGCTACAGGACATATTCTAGAAACTGAAAAACAAATATTATACTGATTCAACAGTTGACATTACCAACTTACTAACCATCATAATGATGGAATACTATTAAAAGATGGCAACTTTCTCATGTCATCACAAAGTCTACCACAGTTGCATAAAGTAAGTTAACAAGCTTCCTACTTAGAGATCACATCTTGATGATAGAGTATTGGTTTTCATATCATCTATGAATTCTCTAACTATTTGGCAAAAAGGAAGGCGTTGTGCATACAGATATCTACACGTTACTGAAGATTTTTGCGGTAATCAAACAATCTTTTAAATTATGTACTGAAGATGTGAAATGCTGGTAGCTTTATAAAGCAAACTATAGctaaaagaaaacacataatgAAATATATAGTCTATATCCATACATGGACGCAAAATACTCAATAAGAAAACCAACATATGTACTAGAACCTATGCAGTAACAGGCATCGTAAAACAAGCCAGAAGGAAATAATTAATTCACTAATTCAGTAACTTTTCGGACAATGACTAAGTAGTTAAGTACTGGGCCGTAAAATCACAGGACAGTTTAGTAGGGAGTACTTGAGATCAGATGCACCGCGAATGACGTGATAATTTGTGACGACATGGCCCTGCGTGTCCCATACAAATCCTGATCCTGATCCTTGCGGCACCTCCAACACATCCAATGTAAAGGCATCCTGCCTAAAACAAAACGTACAGTATGAATTCACTATATCAACAACTCATTACAGAATCAAAATCTATTGCCAAGTGCCAACATCACCTATAACATATACATTATGCCAGTCAACACCCTAACAATTACATCGGCTGCCATATTAAGCAGATCCTGTTTAATTATTTTGTCTAGATCATATCATTATTTGAGCTGCACAACTAGGTAGTTGAAATCAGAACACGCTGATGAAGTAGCATTATTTCAACAGTGATGAGGACCACGAGGTAATAATGCAGCCAGCACAATCGGTCATATTTACATCATCACAGATAATAATCAAACAGTATTAAGTAGGTTAAAAATTGAGTTCGAATCCAGTCATACATAAAATGCAAACACTGATTACCTCGCAGCTAGATTAGTAATGTATACAACAGAAGGAGTGTTCTCTTGAAAGAGGCGAACTGTAGCCAACTCATCGGACTGCAACTTCCGCGGCGTAGTGACAACGAAAGCCGAGGCCGAATCAACGTCGGCGACGAACAGCGTCGCTGAAAGAGCGACGGAAGTGCAGAGCACGAACAGCGAGTCGACGAGTTTCTTCAGTCCATTGCTGGAATCGAGCTCCGAGGCGGAATTGTTCCGAATAAACTCATCGCGGAGAGCGGAAACGACGACCGGAGTGATCAAAGTAACTCGTTTGAAGTGAGAGAGAGATCTCCCGAGCGGCAATTTGGGGACTGAATTCAAGCGCGATACTTTCGGAGTGGTCGCGAAGAACGTGGAAGCGAGTGCAGCCATTGGGGAGTGAGAGAGGGAGTTGGATTTCGTTAATTTctcaaattttctctctctccagAATTATATGTGGATGTGTTTGTTTCCAAGTGATTCTAGAGTTTTGAAAGTCGTTGGATGCATTGATTTCGGCCCATAACTACAATTATGGGCCCGAAGTTTTCTTCCACTTAATTTTCCATTCCAACAGGACTTGAACTTAATCCACACTCCACACCTCCTCATACAAGTCTACATCTCGACACAACGACTACAAAAATTGCGTCAAGTTTTAGTTAGTTCCCTTCTTTTTCAATTAAGGTACCACGTCTCAATAAAACAATAAAGACCTCCGTGACGGCtaaaatgacatatttctaatcCACATGGTATTCTAAAAGTTGTtagttaatgtgattaattggagagaaaaagagTATGGGTGTaaatattaaatggagagagaaaaagagtgTGGGTGTTTAGTAGTTGATATAGTAGGTTTGTTGAATATCATGGCACTTGTTTGGTTACAAATTCGCTACATCAATTGTCTTGACACGTTAAAATCAGATATTCCTACTTGATACTTGAATACTCCCCCATTTCAtccaaaattggtaaagtaggagagatgataaaaaaaatgggtaaagtaaaagaataagaagaaaaaagtagTAAAATTAATGTTAGTGAATTGTGGAGTCCATTTGTGAAAGCTTATGATTTTAGGTTACATACcaaaaaataattctatttttaagaaacagatggagtattaagtTATATTTTCTGCCAAAGGTGATTGAAATTGATACTAGTAATATTGCAAATTAAGTGCATATAATGATATAACCAGTTTCTAAgtaatttttgtgtttttgatattgaaaaagaaagaaaaatgaaattgatcaCGTGCCATAAACAATTTATACTACAAGTCTACAACATGTCTACATCTTGCGACTTCAATAAGCGATTCTCTTCAGCTTACGCGTTTTTAGTACTACTACAGGCAACGGCTGAGATCTGCTGAGAAAGTATGGAAGATCAACGGTCAAAAACTAGATTTAATTTTTCTATTCAAAAATCCATTTCGACGGTCGTCTCACTCACCAAAACTAAGTCGCCCGCAAAAGATTCCACTTCTCTGTTACTGTTGCCAAGGTGATTCCAATGCTTCAATTTTTATATGTTCAAATTTTCGTATATTTGTGTAAATCCtggattttttttcatttttattgatatttgatctGATAATTAGGGTTTTGATTTGTTGCTGTTTGTTTTGAGTATCGCTACTAGTGTAGAGTGTAGGTCTTATCTATTCagataatatttgttgttatgttCAATTTCGATTGCATCAATTTTATCAGTGATATCTTAGTGGACCTCTAACGTGCTTTCATTTCCGTTTTATTCtatttactttttactttttttttcctctGTTTGTTGATGATTAGCCATTGGTTCTGATCATGATGAATTCTGCCTCATGTGTATGAAATTTGATTTATCGATGATCTATGCATGGAATTTTAGCTCCAAATGTGTTCCAAGTGGTGATTGTGCTGAATGTGTTTTTCTGGGGTGGGCTTATGGAATTCCTCTTTTCCGGCTAATGTGGGTTTATCATTTTAGGTTTTGATTTAAATGGGTGAAAAGAAATCATCTATGAGGAAGCCAGTTTTTGCTAAGGTTGATCAGCTGAGTCCTGGCACGAATGGGCACAATCTCATCGTGAAGGTTTTGAGTTCGAAGATGGTATTGCAAAAGGGTAGGCCGGATGGGCCTCGAGTTCATCAGATGCGGATTGCTGAGTGTCTGGTTGGGGATGAAACTGGGACGATTTTGTTTACTGCTAGGAATGAACAAGGTATGGTGCTTTGTGGCTTGAGTGATTGGGATGATATGTGTATTCATCATTTTATGAGTAAACCTTATCAAATTGTGGTGGTTTCTATGTTGAGGTTGAAAACGGTGGATTTGTTTTAGTATCTTATAGTAATTATGAAATTTGGCTTTTGTTTTACATATCAATTTGGTTATCACAATGTGATTTTGCCAATAAATGGATAATGTAATCACAAGGTACATGAGTGTGCTTGTGTGTTAGTAATATTTTGCCAGGTCTTCACAATGCTTGAATGTGAGACAGTGAAGTTTTGCAGTTGACTATTAGGAAATAAAATACTTATTGCAACTGATCACCGTCTGGTCTCCCGCCAAAGGTTGTTGTTTTGTTCTTTTATTGACATTAAGTGCAGTTTTGTACCCACTACGGGAATGCCTCATAAATATTGGCTCTATGGTCCTTTTCCCTTTTGCCACAATTTCATGATCTTGATGTGAACTCCAATGTGCAGTGGAAACCATGAAGCCCGAAACAACAGTTATTCTGAGAAACGCCAAAATTGACATGTTCAAAGGATCAATGAGACTAGCTGTGGACAAATGGGGGCGTGTGGAAGCAGCTGCTGATCCCGCCACCTTCACTGTCAAAGAGGAAAATAACCTTTCACTGATTGAATATGAATTAGTTAACGTAGAGGGATGAACTGCCAGCATCCATCTCTGCTTAGATCAGCGTTCATAAAGAAATGCTGGGAAATGAAGTGTGTTTAGGAGACTGCTTGCCGTTTTTGTGAAGATGTTGATCCCATCTGTACGAAAGATCTTAAGTATTACTCGATGGTAAGTACGCATTGCAGCTGGACGTAAAAAAGCAGGTATCATCGCAGCTTGGCTCACGGTCCAGACTTGCTTTAGTTTGTCTATTCTAATGGCATGGATTCTCTCTTGTCAAGAAATCATGTCTTCCTGTATGGATGAAAGGAATAACTTTGTACTGCTTCATGTAATGAACAACTGGTATGATATACTTATTCTACTTTGTATCATAAATATTTGCAAGTATTTCTGGTCATACGTTGTTTTTGCTTTCTTTGTCAAGTCCGTGTGGTTTGAGGTTTATTACACACGACCCTAGCTACTCAAAATGTGGCTCTATACCCAAAACATAGTGTGTGAAAGATGCTAAATTTCATGGTTTTTGtttgaagatgaagagagaagatGTGTTTACGATGTATCGCTTCCTTTCTTGAGAAACTCAAGATCTTTCATTTGCAGCTCAACAGCTTCTTTGGGCAAGGGCTTGGGCTCGGGGACTTTGATTTCATCGGTTCCATCTGCAACTCTCTGTGCTTTCTCTCTCACAATCCTCTCAACCTCTTCCTTTCCGGCAGCCGGAAACACAGCATTCAATATGGTACACAGCAAttcctcatcttcttcctctatAGGATCTCTCCCAAAACAACACACATATATGGCTTCAAGAGCTTTCTCTGCCCGAACCGCCATTGGGATATTGGGCACGGGAGCATTGAGCCGCGCTCGTTTCTGCAAGCGACACAATCCCGTGTTTAGCAGTAAATGAAACAAACTAACCTAGTAATAATACAGTAAATGCAGAAACCTCTCTTGATTCTTTGATCAAGGCAATGAAATTCTCTTCTTCGAATTCGATATCATTCGAAATCCGAAGCCTTGCCACTCCTTCCAATATCTCTTCAGATTTAAGCAGACCAGCTCCAACTGCAGCTAGCCAGCAGCAGAGAAGCACATAGAGAGGGTCTCCAGCCTGCAATCAAATCAAGAATTAATCATCTTCATCGTAAACGGGCTTATTTACTTATGACGCACCTTGCCTCGTCGATCTTGGAGCTCGAAGAGAGCTCGGGAGTCATTGACGGAGCACTTGTTTCCGACTCTGCGGCGGAACTCAGCGAAGTCGATGATGTCACCGCCAATGCCGCCTTCATCGCTGATGATACGGGCGAAGAGGCCGATGACGGGGAGGGAGCCGAGGACCTTGTTGGCGAAGCCGGAGAGGGTGTTGGAGTCCTCCATGTAAGATCGGACAAGGAGGGCATGGGGCTTGCGGCGGGCGGCGTAGAGgtggcggaggcggaggagagAGGGCGGGGTGGGTTTGCAGATGGTGGTGTAGGTGTAGGAGGAGTGAGGGTTTGTTTGGAGGGAGGAGAGGACTGCCATTACTGCTTTCGTTATTCAATTCTAACCTCTCGTTTTCGGATCATGTATGCTAACCTCTCTATATCTCTCTCCCCTCTTCTAGATATTTTTATCAATACATGACAATatcacatattttattcataaataaCAAgactaaatattttatattctatATTACTGGTCACTGAACatacatgttttaattttttttataagttattgttataataatatatactgTATGAACTATATAGAGATGAATATTATGTACTTATAATTAATGGTTACAGTTACATATACCaactatttcaaaattaataaaatgggCCAATTTTGGATTTCTAGCTAGTTGCCCAAACACTCATCACCTCATTTATCTTGTAGTAATAAATATTTTGTACTCCTATCAATTAAAAGTATATAGAGATAATATTCTAGTATTTTATAGGCCACTGAGACTCATCTGAAATCTATCCTGATAATTTTAGTAAGTACAGtacatgatatttttgttagttttaaGATAAATGTTAGTACTATATCTTACTGCAACTAGTTCATCATCTCTGCAATGCACATGGACTATTGTGGTATACTTTATACTTAAAAACACTTTagctattaatttaatataaaatattactcGTTCCGTTCCACTTAAGCAGTTTCATTTTGAGCTATGtgcaagttttaagaaatgaatcATAAAAGAAAGTTAGTgtaaaaagatagtggaatttGATGTCTTTTACCATTTATGAAAGATTCTAATTGTAACTCCTAATATGGGACATACTAAAATGAAAACCGAGACTGTTAAAGTGAGACGGAAAaagtaaaatttaatttttatagttAAAAAATTATATGAATCTCGATTATAGCTAATATATATAGATCCAAAAAAACTTAATACATAGTACGCCATGATTTACTTTTTGAGAaattacacactacacaaacgAGAAACTACCTGTACGAATACATACTATACGCCATAAACAAATGGATATAGTACGTAGTGtagtaatgtttgatatatatagtagtgttagagggtgttcggtttgcaagattgtatccgagattaaatttgtagtgtgtttcagtgtttggttcatgagattcaagtCCACAACTCAATCCCAGATGGATAaccatgagataattagtcatagctaaccccctatgattaaaataatctcataactcaatcatagattatattttggtattattttatcttggaaaccgaacacaCCTTAGTTTTATATAGTATAAAAAGTATCTTGAGTAATATTGATATGTTCATTATTCCATAgcttgcattattatttagttgcagTATTTAGTTAAACAATTTATGgattgcatatcttttccatatcttggTTGTCTTGCTTATTaagttagtattagtattataaatagggctattgttattctcttcaatcaatcaatgaaatcataattattttttctattatctttatttactttttttgtcTAGAATCACCGATTGTCGACAGAGCTGCGACTTCCTTTATCTTCTTCACTTGATAAGGGTTTTTCCCTTAACAAATATCATGTTTGTTTCTAAGTTCTAACCAAAATGTTGCAAGTTCGACTATgatattagaattttttttcttctcttcttttgtttgttctcgctgaaaaatatatatgcatcCCACATGACAAAGAGAATGGTCCTTGTAAGAAATATAACTGGTTCTACAGGTCTATAGCACATGGGCGATTCAAGTGGCTTATAGCAGAATTAACAtaaaattagttttaaaattttattaccaCGATTTACTATCAACTTAGCGAttaaattagttttaaaattttattaccaCGATTTACTATCAACTTAGCGATTGATTAATAAAGTAGTTAATTGATTAGTTTATCGATTCGATTAGAAATAGAGTTTGAGCTAATTTCTTGATTGATCAATTTTGACTAATTAATTTGATAGACAACTAATTAACCGAatcagcgattaagtatctctACTGCCAAAAAGCACCTCTAGCAATGCCAAGGAAAACAAAGTATAGGAAGAATTATTAACCTATCTAAAAAGCACATGACACCAATAAATTATTAACTCCCAAAGCACCAAAAATTCGACCCTGTATTTCACATCAGATCCCTCCACCGGCCGGTGCATCAAATCTTGCACCATGTTTGGTGGAAAAGGGTAATAATTTTATACTGTTTTAATTTTGTACTActtatatatggagtattaagtAGTGTATTTAACTAATTATTTTAAGCACAAGCTCATGAGTACTATAATGCAACCACTCAAACTTTGAAATTCCCATTATTGAAGACCCTAACTTAAGATTTTGAAGGTTGAGGTTTGACAGATTCAATGTTAAAGGAACATTATGTGATATGAGTATGGCAAAATCTTCACCCTATCGAGTCTATCAAATACGTTCTAGCTTTTGATTCATTTTAATCAGGGGCTTGGAACGATTAAACTGCACTAATTGAAAGGTTTTTTActtgaatcgaaatataaattgGATTAAAGTTTAATTTAAATCACAAGGAGTATCATTTTCTTACAATAAAAAACAATGGGAGttgtgatggttgggcgaatttttgatagtaataaatgcgggtaaaaaaagaatatagatcacgacacaaggaattacgtggttcgatttactgaggtaaatctacgtccacgggaagaaaggagggcaagattgtattgcttgatctggtttacagcttacaaatacagacttgctatatgatatttgatgtctagagagcttttttcccccttagtctatctgatctaagttctatttatacattgaattaagatcgtggcttgcatcaccactaactaggtcgtggatgtcgtggaggtcatgagatcctgcatgggtccactatctctttgtttggtccgctatcctgcatgagatcctgcatgagttgacaccactaaatagatcgtgtagtggaggtcgtggaggttctgcatgagtccactatctcccagttcggtcgaatactgagaccgaactgctgaactattgccgagcagcttttgccgatctgagagtagagcttgattggtcggcttttaccgagctgtaggctggggccgaactctttggtaatgccgaactgatactcttccttgggctttgggctgatgggccgtcactgctattgggcttgtttagtacgtaccccatcactaccccccccgaaaagcgaagtgaatcacttcggcgaagcgagtcacttcggcattctggataaaggtacgggggaggctgacgtcaggggacgtgccttgcgcgtgactgcattaaatgcgacagtaaaatccggccgttgaatcctgaaaaggtgggattcgaaacggtgcgatgattttgaaatcttcttcgaatctgataaatacgtcctttcttcatcatttgaacacttttgctattgcttcttctgcattctctctcttttgcgtaaaaatttccttccgctttcaagaatttcttcagaatttcttcagactttcaaagagtaagaaccatgtcttcttcttcttcttcttctgagtcaggtagcggtaggaaagggggtaaggggtcttctagccggaaagaatccggggagaagaccgtagagtattttcacagcatcttgagtaaggatactgtgatatccctacacgaaaaatatttttttcctggggggaaggttgcgattcccgacgaccttcatagggctgactcgccgccggagggttacgctaccgtttatgaagccggcttggaatgcgggcttcgtttccctcttccccctgcctttgtagagctgcttgatttttttcaactccctttaggtcaggtgactccgaactcttggaggcacttatcggcctttgctaccgaactgcgtaggctggataaggatctgtctctgagggcaatccttaattttttccagtttaagagaaaaggatcttggttttacttgatccctttacagccttttagggccttctgcaaaaccaagtggccaaagtggcaacatcgcttctttttttataataggacagcggctccgggctttccctggagagggccgaagtccgtgattcctcatcctcggttagaaccgttggatgagctcgagggcgagctcagtaagattcctatgattaggaagcagtacctggagtctgagctcgtcaagggcgacttcgtgttcgactcctcgtcttcggacgaagagactgagggtgaggacttcttttttgtgccttactgcttttgtggcgaaaactaaccttgctttcttgctttttggcagtgaacttgctaaataagattagccgcaaatcctccgagcttaaggagccggagaaacagaaggctaccagctcggcgcctgatgccgagaagaatccgaagaggcagaagacctcttcttcggatccaaaaaagccggagtccacttcggcaaaggggaaggggaagacccagaagcccccaagagcgccagagaaagacgtggtcttggcgcctccttcggaacatatctgtgagccctttttatggcccacggacttcgccgaggtgaattctcttcttgattttctggccttgcttttttcctgtattttttgtggcccctcggttgactttttcctttttccattttcagaggaacgatatgctcagcaagctcgtcgcagttgaactctctaaagcgtccagcgactatgctgagatgcagaggaagttgactgctgctcgtcaccaggccgaacaggctagggcagactttgagaaggcaagggctgctaggatctcggctcaggatgaggCACAGCGGGCAAAAAACGAGCTCATTATCCAGAGAGagcagtcgaaacagagggaggctgctgccgtggttgcccaaggggaggctctccgtgctttcgcggagaaactctttttgagcaatcaattttcggcctttgtcggtgatctgctgaaactgatgaccgataatgctgagcagggacccgaagtcgtcctgccgctgtatggccgagaaattgcagctcgtctccagagtctgccgctccttgacgAGCTCGCgtcttcctcggtcctgctttctgctgaccgagtccgtaattgccgagctgaccgggacgagaacatggaggccatctttgcctccttgggaccagtttcacccgctccaattttccacggagagggtgagaccgagcagcttgatcagcagaccggagacgggcaggccgagcaagaggtgctgcagatcggtgatgggggcaccgagcaggctggggggagcagggaggccgaggctgaagctgaggcagacaaggagaaggaagctgaacctcaccgaggagccggagacgaagctggcggagtatgatttcgtctcccttctcttagtttagtttcttccttgttgtaaaatggccttgaagccctccttgtgtaaaaaattttttttcttatgaatgaaaaaattcttctttctacacttgtgtcttcgtatagcttttcgtactctcttttactcctgttgtggtttactacctgctcagtaaactgaaatgccgaactgacatagctgctttgtattcttaactcttaaggagctggaggtacttcactggaagcggctgtactcttccgctttagacgaagctgagaaaaaagccatagctgaccagatgaagaatgacgaactcttggcttgtttagtgaagctggaggccgacaataaggacttagagtccgaaaagaaagatctggaggccgagctgaatactgccgtcgctgagaggactgcgtatgaggatttcatctgcaggcgcgggggaatgaccatctctgaagttcaggaacgagttgacgaactgtgggaggaatatcatgtactccggaggaacaatgcgctggagagctcggcttgccaacaagtcgtgaaatcattgcggcgctggggttctcggtacgacatcattctttcccggcgtccctcaatcgagagattccttaggcatt
This portion of the Salvia splendens isolate huo1 chromosome 10, SspV2, whole genome shotgun sequence genome encodes:
- the LOC121750913 gene encoding protease Do-like 1, chloroplastic, with protein sequence MAALASTFFATTPKVSRLNSVPKLPLGRSLSHFKRVTLITPVVVSALRDEFIRNNSASELDSSNGLKKLVDSLFVLCTSVALSATLFVADVDSASAFVVTTPRKLQSDELATVRLFQENTPSVVYITNLAARQDAFTLDVLEVPQGSGSGFVWDTQGHVVTNYHVIRGASDLKVTLADQSTYDAKVVGFDQDKDVAVLRIEAPKGKLRPIPIGVSADLLVGQKVYAIGNPFGLDHTLTTGVISGLRREISSAATGRPIQDVIQTDAAINPGNSGGPLIDSAGNLIGINTAIYSPSGASSGVGFSIPVDTVSGIVDQLVKFGKVTRPILGIKFAPDQSVEQLGVSGVLVLDAPPNGPAGKAGLQSTKRDAYGRLILGDIITSVNGKKVANGSDLYRILDQCKVGDKVEVEVLRGDKLEKIPVLLEPKPDES
- the LOC121750987 gene encoding uncharacterized protein At4g28440-like, which translates into the protein MGEKKSSMRKPVFAKVDQLSPGTNGHNLIVKVLSSKMVLQKGRPDGPRVHQMRIAECLVGDETGTILFTARNEQVETMKPETTVILRNAKIDMFKGSMRLAVDKWGRVEAAADPATFTVKEENNLSLIEYELVNVEG
- the LOC121750958 gene encoding photosystem I assembly factor PSA3, chloroplastic-like; amino-acid sequence: MAVLSSLQTNPHSSYTYTTICKPTPPSLLRLRHLYAARRKPHALLVRSYMEDSNTLSGFANKVLGSLPVIGLFARIISDEGGIGGDIIDFAEFRRRVGNKCSVNDSRALFELQDRRGKAGDPLYVLLCCWLAAVGAGLLKSEEILEGVARLRISNDIEFEEENFIALIKESREKRARLNAPVPNIPMAVRAEKALEAIYVCCFGRDPIEEEDEELLCTILNAVFPAAGKEEVERIVREKAQRVADGTDEIKVPEPKPLPKEAVELQMKDLEFLKKGSDTS